One genomic window of Monodelphis domestica isolate mMonDom1 chromosome 1, mMonDom1.pri, whole genome shotgun sequence includes the following:
- the HERPUD1 gene encoding homocysteine-responsive endoplasmic reticulum-resident ubiquitin-like domain member 1 protein: protein MEPEPEPESVTVTLLVKSPNQRHRDLELSGDLNWSVGRLKAHLSRVYPERPREEDQRLIYSGKLLLDHLFLRDILPKNEKRHVLHLVCSIRNPSKMPEKISEPSEQPTTLNQDQSSSMDSSSDGLRQRDVLHNPSPFAWENNSRMEAIQQTFQGVGPGFSGYATYGWLQLSWFQQIYARQYYMQYLAATAASGAFTSTPSAQEIPVVSTATPAPIHNQFPAENQPGNQNAVAQVVVNPGANQNLRMNAQGGPLVEEDDEMNRDWLDWIYSATTFSVFLSILYFYSSLSRFLMVMGATLVMYLHHVGWFPFRQRPIPNVPNNMPPRVAINQDPNNNLQEENADGDGEPELVPPHQDLLEGQQGSPSIMSTAWLVFKTFFASLLPEGPPAVVN, encoded by the exons ATGGAGCCCGAGCCCGAGCCCGAGTCCGTGACCGTGACCCTTTTGGTGAAGAGCCCCAACCAACGGCACCGGGACCTGGAGCTGAGTGGGGACCTAAACTGGAGCGTGGGCCGCCTCAAGGCTCACCTGAGCCGCGTCTATCCCGAGCGACCG CGAGAAGAGGACCAGAGATTAATTTATTCAGGAAAGCTGCTGTTAGATCACCTTTTTCTCAGAGATATACTACCTAAG aatGAGAAACGGCATGTTCTTCATTTGGTTTGCAGTATAAGAAATCCTTCAAAAATGCCAGAAAAG ATTTCTGAGCCTAGTGAGCAGCCTACTACACTGAATCAAGACCAATCTTCTTCTATGGATTCCTCAAGTGATGGATTAAGGCAAAGGGATGTTCTTCATAATCCTTCTCCATTTGCATGGGAAAATAATTCAAG aatggaagcaattCAACAGACCTTCCAAGGTGTGGGTCCTGGCTTTTCAGGCTATGCTACCTATGGTTGGCTACAGCTCTCCTGGTTCCAACAAATTTATGCCAGGCAATATTACATGCAATA tttAGCAGCTACTGCTGCTTCTGGGGCCTTCACATCAACACCAAGTGCGCAAGAAATACCTGTAGTCTCCACAGCAACTCCAGCACCTATTCACAACCAGTTTCCTGCTGAAAACCAGCCTGGCAATCAGAATGCTGTTGCTCAAGTAGTCGTTAATCCAGGAGCCAATCAGAATTTGCGGATGAATGCACAAGGTGGTCCTCTTGTAGAAGAGGATGATGAGATGAATCGTGACTGGTTGGATTGGATATATTCAGCAACTACATTCTCTGTCTTCCTTAGCATCCTTTATTTCTACTCCTCTCTGAGCAGATTCCTCATGGTCATGGGTGCCACACTTGTTATGTATCT gcatcaCGTTGGGTGGTTTCCATTTAGACAAAGACCAATTCCAAATGTCCCAAACAATATGCCTCCTCGAGTAGCCATTAATCAAGACCCAAACAATAATTTACAG GAGGAAAATGCTGATGGAGACGGAGAACCTGAATTAGTTCCTCCCCACCAGGATTTATTGGAAGGACAACAAGGCAGTCCTTCAATTATGAGCACTGCATGGCTTGTCTTCAAAACATTCTTTGCCTCTCTCCTGCCAGAAGGCCCCCCGGCAGTAGTGAACTAA